In a single window of the Gemmatimonadota bacterium genome:
- a CDS encoding response regulator transcription factor has product MRILVVEDDPKTARFLKQGLEEEGHAVDVAVDGEEGSFLGHLNPYDLILLDIQLPKRNGLQLSSELRREGISTPILMLTGRDSTPDVIRGLNAGADDYLTKPFDFDELLARVNALTRRQTGPVSGVLRFGDLELDRLQRRVRTGGRAIDLSPREFRLLEYFMLFPEQVVTRVQLLEKVWDMSFDPETNVIDAHVSNLRKKLEQHGNPRVIETVRGAGYALRHGRQ; this is encoded by the coding sequence ATGCGCATTCTAGTCGTCGAGGATGACCCGAAAACAGCCAGATTCCTCAAGCAAGGACTGGAGGAGGAGGGCCACGCGGTAGACGTCGCGGTCGACGGCGAGGAGGGATCGTTTCTGGGTCACCTCAACCCTTACGACCTGATTCTCCTGGACATCCAGCTCCCCAAGCGGAACGGATTGCAGCTCTCCAGCGAGTTGCGGCGTGAAGGGATCAGCACACCGATTCTCATGCTTACGGGGCGCGACTCGACTCCCGATGTGATCCGCGGCCTCAACGCCGGTGCCGACGACTACCTCACGAAGCCGTTCGACTTCGACGAACTGTTGGCGCGAGTAAACGCCCTCACTCGACGGCAGACTGGACCGGTGAGCGGTGTGCTCCGCTTCGGCGATCTCGAGCTCGATCGCCTCCAGCGGCGAGTGCGTACGGGCGGCCGCGCGATCGACTTGTCCCCTCGAGAGTTTCGACTCCTGGAGTATTTCATGCTGTTCCCAGAGCAGGTGGTGACGCGGGTGCAGTTGCTCGAAAAGGTCTGGGATATGTCGTTTGACCCCGAGACAAACGTGATCGACGCGCACGTCTCGAACCTCCGCAAGAAGCTCGAGCAGCACGGTAACCCGCGAGTCATCGAGACCGTTCGCGGCGCTGGCTACGCCCTGCGACACGGCAGACAGTAG